From Staphylococcus delphini, one genomic window encodes:
- a CDS encoding sugar efflux transporter: MFRELLTIKNYKLFIVNMMLIGMGIAITVPFFVLFATNQLGMTTNQFGLLLALAAISQFTMNSIVARFSDTHVINRKVIIIAGLFMGAISFTLPFFVHSVVLFIILYAIFQGLFAPAMPQLYASARESINQSTSSSRAVFANSVLRSMFSFGFLFGPLVGNILNQSWGYSGLFGGTVAIILTTLLLQVFFFKDIKAKKPVRDSVATEQDAPSMLKHRYLIVPFIAFVLLHIGQWMYTLNMPLFVTQYLHEEEKYVGHLASLCAGLEVPFMIILGMVASKVETRTLLAIAAVCGSLFFGSIGIFESVHMMLVGQVLLAAFLAVLLGIGISYFQDVLPQYPGYASTLFANAMVIGQLLGNLLGGAMSQWVGLGNVFYVSALSLACGFVLILFTKKSRKTVQTV, translated from the coding sequence ATGTTTCGTGAATTGTTAACGATTAAAAATTATAAGTTATTTATTGTGAATATGATGCTAATTGGGATGGGCATTGCGATTACAGTCCCATTTTTTGTTCTATTTGCAACGAACCAATTGGGGATGACGACCAATCAGTTTGGGCTGTTATTGGCATTAGCGGCAATTAGTCAATTTACGATGAATAGCATTGTCGCACGTTTTTCAGATACGCATGTAATCAATCGAAAAGTGATTATCATCGCAGGTTTATTCATGGGCGCTATCAGTTTTACGTTGCCATTTTTTGTTCATTCGGTTGTACTGTTTATTATTTTGTATGCCATTTTTCAAGGGTTATTCGCTCCGGCTATGCCCCAACTTTATGCTTCTGCAAGGGAATCTATTAATCAATCTACATCGAGTAGTCGCGCGGTATTTGCCAATTCTGTATTACGTTCCATGTTTTCGTTTGGCTTTTTATTTGGTCCACTCGTCGGTAATATTTTAAATCAGTCGTGGGGCTACAGTGGTCTGTTTGGTGGGACAGTCGCCATTATTTTGACGACGCTACTCCTACAAGTGTTCTTTTTTAAGGACATCAAAGCGAAAAAACCTGTGCGTGACAGTGTGGCGACAGAACAAGATGCACCGTCTATGTTGAAGCATCGCTATTTAATTGTGCCGTTCATTGCTTTTGTGTTGTTACACATTGGTCAGTGGATGTACACGCTCAATATGCCTTTATTTGTAACGCAATATTTACATGAAGAAGAAAAATATGTCGGCCATCTTGCGAGTTTGTGTGCCGGTTTAGAAGTGCCGTTTATGATTATTTTAGGTATGGTTGCAAGTAAAGTAGAAACAAGAACGTTATTAGCGATAGCGGCAGTTTGTGGTAGTCTGTTTTTCGGTAGTATCGGAATATTTGAAAGTGTCCACATGATGCTCGTTGGTCAAGTGTTACTCGCGGCATTTTTAGCTGTATTACTTGGTATCGGTATTAGTTATTTCCAAGATGTTTTACCGCAATACCCCGGCTATGCGTCAACATTGTTCGCAAATGCTATGGTTATCGGTCAATTGTTAGGGAATTTATTAGGTGGCGCGATGAGTCAGTGGGTCGGTTTAGGCAATGTCTTTTATGTTTCTGCGCTATCATTGGCATGTGGTTTTGTGTTAATTTTATTTACTAAAAAGAGTAGAAAAACAGTTCAAACTGTGTAA